Proteins from a genomic interval of Flammeovirgaceae bacterium SG7u.111:
- a CDS encoding ATP-binding protein produces MDIFIDKKEYGGDIFSVLENTQNFILNHIHLKADIKGLYRNETYEIPQVSLREALVNAVVHRDYVNGGRDIKVGVYDDIVNIVSPGSLPNSLTMEDIFNGRSEARNRVVANVFKELGLVEQWGTGINRIIHACEEFGLKTPSMAEKMIFSI; encoded by the coding sequence ATGGATATTTTTATAGACAAGAAGGAATACGGAGGGGATATATTTTCGGTATTGGAAAACACCCAAAATTTCATACTCAACCATATCCACCTCAAGGCAGACATAAAAGGGCTGTACCGCAACGAGACCTATGAAATCCCACAAGTTTCATTGCGTGAAGCCCTTGTAAATGCAGTGGTTCACCGAGATTATGTGAACGGGGGAAGAGACATAAAAGTAGGGGTTTACGATGATATTGTAAACATAGTCTCGCCGGGAAGCCTTCCCAATAGCCTGACCATGGAAGACATTTTCAACGGGCGGAGCGAAGCCCGTAACCGTGTGGTAGCGAATGTGTTCAAGGAACTGGGTTTGGTCGAACAGTGGGGAACGGGTATAAACCGTATAATCCACGCTTGCGAGGAGTTTGGGCTGAAAACCCCTTCGATGGCCGAGAAAATGATTTTTTCGATATAG
- a CDS encoding PorP/SprF family type IX secretion system membrane protein, which produces MSLYKQIALLLATFTLFQISSFAQDISGNTLYMQNRYGINPAFAGSENGVFGALQSRSQFSGLSDAPRTYMFNVHAPIKNNIGLGGGFTSDSRGAFDYTSGELAASYRVGISSRDILQFGLSTGYIKNSLRASSIATNQYVDSSDPTLETGFFNETSFRFRTGVWYQHEAFDISVSFPELLVEGQKFHEHIIAMASYKFEFNGDWQLMPSVIYQSLPYGSDQADVNLKLEWKNLIWLQGGYRSNKSGLFSAGIKYNSINIGYAYEMASQELSNISNGSHEILLAINIPVKRKKKELTQAEREQEQRMLDEITLKEKKLKEREGQIREMEEEITLLRKQLGQEVEGVEIVDIDTASIGDKDSYILSIDAEGNEIRETIKPGNYIVINTCTNSEFAHHLIKIYKKKNIDASIAYNSKKKFYYIYTRRIKDFDEAVTTMHKHREAGFKNSWVLVYK; this is translated from the coding sequence ATGAGCCTTTATAAACAAATAGCCCTGCTTCTAGCCACCTTCACCTTATTTCAAATTAGCAGTTTTGCTCAGGATATATCTGGCAACACACTGTATATGCAAAACCGATACGGTATAAACCCAGCTTTTGCAGGAAGTGAAAATGGTGTGTTTGGAGCGCTTCAGTCCAGAAGTCAATTTTCGGGACTCAGTGATGCCCCAAGGACATATATGTTTAATGTACATGCACCAATAAAAAACAATATTGGACTAGGAGGAGGGTTTACATCGGATTCAAGGGGAGCGTTTGATTACACTAGTGGAGAACTAGCAGCCTCTTACCGTGTTGGAATTTCGTCAAGAGATATCCTGCAGTTTGGGCTTTCAACTGGATATATTAAAAATTCTCTCAGAGCATCAAGTATAGCAACAAACCAGTATGTAGACTCCTCTGACCCAACGTTGGAAACTGGCTTTTTTAACGAAACCTCTTTTAGGTTTAGAACAGGAGTGTGGTATCAACATGAAGCTTTTGATATTTCAGTCTCTTTTCCAGAATTATTAGTTGAAGGGCAAAAGTTTCATGAACATATAATCGCTATGGCTTCTTATAAATTTGAATTTAACGGCGATTGGCAATTAATGCCTTCGGTTATATATCAATCATTGCCTTATGGATCTGACCAAGCAGATGTAAATCTAAAGTTGGAATGGAAAAACCTTATTTGGTTGCAAGGGGGATATAGATCAAACAAGAGCGGTTTATTTTCGGCAGGTATAAAGTATAACTCTATAAACATAGGATATGCCTATGAAATGGCAAGCCAAGAGTTGTCCAATATATCGAATGGCTCACATGAAATATTGTTGGCAATTAATATACCTGTAAAAAGGAAGAAAAAAGAGCTTACACAAGCTGAGAGAGAACAGGAACAGCGTATGTTAGACGAAATAACCCTGAAAGAAAAAAAGCTGAAAGAAAGGGAGGGGCAGATAAGGGAAATGGAAGAAGAAATCACATTGTTGAGAAAACAACTGGGGCAAGAAGTAGAAGGTGTGGAAATAGTAGATATTGATACTGCATCAATTGGAGATAAAGACTCTTATATTCTTTCTATTGATGCAGAGGGTAACGAGATTAGAGAAACTATAAAGCCTGGAAATTATATCGTGATAAATACATGTACTAATAGTGAGTTTGCCCACCACTTAATTAAGATTTACAAGAAGAAAAACATTGATGCATCTATAGCTTACAATAGCAAAAAGAAGTTCTACTACATTTATACACGAAGAATAAAGGATTTTGATGAAGCCGTAACTACTATGCATAAACACAGAGAAGCTGGATTCAAAAACTCTTGGGTATTGGTTTATAAATAG
- a CDS encoding cadherin domain-containing protein, with protein MVITAVLQIDGVESRDTGDMVAAFINGEVRGVAQPDTYLAGQDRYMAQLIVYSNEASGSITFKLYDNSTNTEINAVTLPISFVADGVVGGFDTPQIITDNNLPTAISLSNITILENQSIGTTVGVLSSTDADNDSFTYSLVSGDGDDDNANFSISGNTLKTTQSLNFEVKAAHNIRVRTTDSKGGTFEETFTISLIDGNDDPTDISLSNDDFAENVGEGSLVGNLSTTDEDATDAYTYTLVSGDVAYFSIEGSQLLNTQSFNFESKSSYSVRIKTTDGGGSEFEKTFVINIVNANDAPTDMNLSPGVVAENSETGTSIGILTTTDEDTGDVFTYALAAGDGQNNNSRFIVVNNEIKTLDKFDYEERQLYYINVKVTDAGQGVFTKLFTVQITDANDAPTAIELSDTEIAENSGVGTEVATLFTTDPDDANSHIYELVTGKGSTDNSKFVISGDKLLSNESFDYESTKLYYIRLKTTDNGVPAKSLEQEFVISITDENDTPQNLQLSFNQIPEDAAVGTVIGSFSVSDQDTGDSHKYALVAGVGSTDNASFVIINGELRNLKQFDYETKSTYSIRVQAKDLDGDTTDAQFDIIIVNSNDEPTLLELSNNQVSETSSVNTVVGKLSTVDPDGGSTFTYSLTGSGNDNSSFVIIGDELLTNTTFDYEEKVFYFIDVTSNDNEGGTISEQLAIIITDGNDEPTDITLSNNKVDENKPFNTLAGKLSTTDQDQTDTFTYSLVAGIDDDDNAFFTIAGNELQTDYMFDFESKNEFRIRLRSTDSKGAFVEKNFTILISDRNDLPTSLDVNNKSFFENEPIGTSIGKLISTDPDEGDTKKYQLVSGENDTDNAKFLVSGNELLLNTQADFETKSFYNIRLAIVDRQGGTLEKAFILEVKDANDPPYELELDNNKIAERRPVSTMIGKLTTSDPDATENFVYTLLSGYDAPSFYIEDDFLKANEEFDYEKKSVYTLKIAAEDKEGEEIQRNFVIVVTDTNDMPSDITLSAQIVEENLDSGTVVGLLTTVDSDGGDSFSYSLVDGINASGNNYFYISGNKLITAETFDFETQSSYGIRIKTIDKGGESFEKGFTITIANANDAPLSITLNNNQIKENEPVGTSIGLLSTEDKDENDSHTYSLVGGAGDTDNASFFIKNNQLLSNNIFDYESQKTYSVLIESKDIEGATITATFIIEITNEPEPPVLSDVTFRIEEESPVDALVGIMEAEDQDPSTQLIYSIVYENDEDELVEPFYIDEQNGEIRVNNPKLLDYETTDVFFIKVRAANNANLADTAKVTIRLIDIIEATELPVNNYLSPNGDRKNDFWEIQNVELYSDFKLLIFNEYGEVVYHTENYQNDWNGEYNGQQLPFGVYYYSFRNDETGIAFKGSITLVR; from the coding sequence ATGGTTATAACAGCAGTGCTACAGATAGATGGGGTGGAATCACGAGATACAGGAGATATGGTAGCTGCTTTTATCAATGGAGAAGTGAGAGGGGTAGCACAACCCGATACTTACCTTGCTGGGCAAGACCGGTATATGGCACAACTAATAGTTTATAGTAATGAAGCTAGCGGATCAATAACTTTCAAACTATATGACAATAGCACTAACACGGAAATTAATGCTGTAACATTGCCAATTTCTTTTGTAGCTGACGGAGTAGTAGGAGGATTTGATACGCCTCAAATAATAACAGATAATAACCTGCCTACTGCCATTAGTCTTTCGAATATAACGATACTTGAAAACCAAAGTATAGGAACTACTGTCGGTGTTTTAAGCTCTACAGATGCCGATAACGATAGTTTTACATATAGTTTAGTTAGCGGAGACGGCGATGACGATAATGCTAATTTTAGTATTTCTGGCAATACACTTAAAACTACTCAAAGCTTGAACTTTGAGGTAAAAGCAGCTCACAACATACGAGTGAGAACGACAGATAGTAAAGGAGGAACCTTTGAAGAAACATTTACTATTAGTCTGATTGACGGAAATGATGACCCAACAGATATTAGCCTTAGCAATGACGATTTTGCAGAAAATGTAGGAGAAGGCAGTTTGGTTGGTAACTTAAGTACTACTGACGAAGATGCGACAGATGCATATACCTATACCTTGGTAAGTGGTGATGTCGCTTATTTTTCCATAGAGGGCAGCCAATTATTGAATACTCAGAGCTTCAACTTCGAGTCAAAGTCCAGCTATTCTGTTAGGATAAAAACCACCGATGGAGGCGGGAGCGAGTTTGAAAAGACATTTGTTATCAATATTGTGAATGCGAATGATGCACCTACCGATATGAACCTAAGCCCTGGAGTAGTTGCTGAAAATTCTGAAACAGGCACCTCTATAGGCATACTTACCACCACTGATGAAGACACAGGGGATGTATTCACCTATGCATTAGCAGCTGGTGATGGACAAAACAATAATAGTCGCTTCATTGTAGTCAATAATGAAATCAAAACTTTAGACAAATTTGATTACGAAGAGAGGCAGTTGTACTACATAAATGTAAAAGTAACTGATGCTGGCCAAGGTGTTTTTACCAAATTATTTACCGTGCAAATCACTGATGCGAACGATGCTCCCACAGCCATTGAATTAAGTGATACAGAAATAGCTGAGAATAGTGGTGTGGGAACGGAAGTCGCTACTTTGTTTACAACTGACCCTGATGATGCTAACTCTCATATTTATGAGCTAGTAACAGGGAAAGGAAGTACTGATAACAGTAAGTTTGTCATATCAGGAGATAAGTTACTTTCCAATGAAAGCTTTGATTATGAAAGTACAAAACTGTATTACATAAGATTAAAAACCACCGATAATGGTGTGCCAGCAAAAAGTTTAGAACAGGAATTTGTGATCTCTATAACAGATGAAAACGATACTCCACAAAACCTCCAACTTTCTTTTAATCAAATCCCTGAAGATGCGGCAGTAGGTACAGTAATAGGTAGTTTTTCAGTCAGTGACCAAGATACTGGGGATTCACACAAATATGCGCTAGTAGCAGGTGTTGGAAGTACAGATAATGCATCTTTCGTAATTATAAATGGTGAATTGCGCAACTTAAAGCAGTTTGACTATGAGACTAAAAGTACTTATTCGATAAGGGTGCAAGCAAAAGATTTAGATGGAGACACAACTGATGCACAATTCGATATTATTATAGTCAATAGCAATGATGAACCTACCTTACTTGAATTAAGCAATAATCAAGTTTCGGAAACAAGCTCAGTTAATACTGTAGTTGGTAAATTAAGTACAGTAGATCCAGATGGAGGAAGTACATTCACTTATTCACTAACAGGTTCGGGCAACGATAACAGCAGCTTTGTAATAATTGGAGATGAATTGCTTACCAACACTACATTTGATTATGAGGAAAAGGTTTTCTATTTCATTGATGTTACTTCAAACGATAATGAGGGAGGAACGATAAGTGAGCAGTTGGCGATTATTATAACCGACGGAAATGATGAGCCAACTGACATCACTTTGTCCAATAATAAAGTAGATGAAAATAAACCATTTAATACTCTTGCCGGAAAGCTTTCCACTACTGATCAAGATCAAACTGATACGTTTACCTACTCGCTGGTAGCTGGAATTGATGACGATGATAACGCCTTCTTCACGATAGCTGGCAATGAATTACAGACAGATTATATGTTTGACTTCGAATCTAAAAATGAGTTCAGGATTAGGCTTCGGAGTACAGATAGTAAAGGAGCGTTTGTAGAAAAGAATTTCACCATACTTATATCGGACAGAAATGATTTACCCACGAGCCTTGACGTTAACAACAAGTCGTTCTTTGAAAACGAACCAATCGGAACATCTATTGGCAAGCTAATCTCCACAGACCCTGATGAAGGGGATACGAAAAAATATCAGCTCGTATCAGGTGAGAACGATACTGATAATGCCAAGTTTTTAGTTTCGGGCAATGAACTCCTACTTAACACGCAAGCTGATTTTGAAACCAAATCATTTTACAATATCCGTTTAGCAATTGTAGATAGACAGGGCGGTACTCTGGAAAAAGCTTTTATTCTAGAGGTGAAAGATGCTAACGATCCTCCTTATGAGCTGGAACTTGATAACAATAAGATAGCTGAAAGGCGTCCAGTATCTACTATGATAGGTAAGCTGACAACCTCTGATCCTGATGCTACTGAAAATTTTGTATACACATTATTGTCTGGTTACGATGCACCTAGCTTTTATATTGAAGATGATTTTTTGAAAGCAAATGAAGAGTTTGACTATGAGAAAAAATCCGTTTACACGCTGAAGATTGCTGCAGAGGACAAAGAAGGTGAAGAGATACAAAGAAACTTTGTCATTGTAGTTACCGATACAAATGATATGCCTTCAGATATTACCCTCTCTGCTCAAATAGTTGAAGAAAATTTGGATTCAGGAACGGTTGTAGGCTTATTGACAACCGTGGATAGTGATGGAGGCGATTCTTTTTCTTACAGTTTAGTAGATGGAATCAACGCTAGCGGGAATAACTATTTTTATATATCTGGTAACAAGCTTATCACTGCTGAGACCTTTGATTTTGAAACACAATCGAGTTATGGTATCCGCATCAAAACTATAGATAAAGGAGGAGAGTCCTTTGAAAAGGGCTTTACCATTACCATCGCCAATGCTAATGACGCTCCACTATCTATTACCTTAAACAATAATCAAATTAAAGAAAATGAGCCAGTAGGAACGTCTATAGGGTTATTGAGTACTGAAGATAAAGATGAAAATGACTCGCATACCTATAGTTTGGTTGGTGGGGCAGGTGACACAGACAACGCCAGTTTTTTCATCAAAAATAACCAATTGCTGAGCAACAACATCTTTGATTACGAGTCACAAAAGACGTATAGTGTTTTAATTGAAAGCAAAGATATTGAAGGAGCTACGATCACTGCTACATTTATAATTGAAATAACAAACGAGCCAGAACCACCTGTTTTAAGTGATGTCACCTTCAGAATTGAAGAGGAAAGTCCAGTGGATGCCCTAGTAGGTATAATGGAAGCAGAAGATCAAGACCCGAGTACTCAGTTAATATATAGCATAGTTTACGAAAACGATGAAGATGAGCTTGTCGAGCCATTTTATATTGATGAGCAGAATGGTGAAATTCGTGTAAATAACCCTAAGCTTCTCGATTATGAAACTACGGATGTGTTTTTCATAAAAGTACGTGCTGCAAATAATGCGAACCTTGCTGACACCGCTAAAGTCACTATACGCTTAATTGACATAATAGAAGCGACTGAACTTCCTGTGAACAATTATTTGTCTCCTAATGGAGATAGGAAAAATGATTTTTGGGAGATTCAAAATGTTGAGCTATACAGCGATTTCAAACTACTTATTTTTAATGAATATGGTGAAGTAGTTTACCACACTGAGAATTACCAAAACGATTGGAACGGTGAGTATAATGGACAACAATTACCTTTTGGAGTTTACTATTATTCCTTCAGAAATGATGAGACAGGAATCGCGTTTAAAGGCTCTATTACCTTGGTAAGATAA